In Mustela lutreola isolate mMusLut2 chromosome 16, mMusLut2.pri, whole genome shotgun sequence, the genomic window ACAGTGTGTGGTTTCAAGGGGGTACAGCGGAACTGCAGTGGGCTCAGCTGTATAGCAGTCTAGTTCAAGGGCAAGTGGGATAGTGACTACCTTGAGCCCCACTCCCTGGATGAGCCCGTGTTCCATCTCTTGACTTCCTATGGTGCTGCATGCTGCTGCATGTGTGGCTGGGCACCTCTGTTCCCTAATCTCTTACAGTGTTTCCCAGTGATCCCATGTTTAGTGTCCTCCTGTCTGGCCTTTCCCTGATCAGTGATTGCCAGATGCTGAAGAGGACAGTGTTGTCAAGATGGCAGAAGGGCTCTGAACAGAAGGGGGCTGTCAGACTCTGCCTGGCACAGCAGCTTATTGAGACACGccaaagagcaggagagagagagagaagatcaaCAGATGAGACAGCTGTCCTCCCAAGTCGAACTACTCCAGATGACAGTCAGCACTCACGAACTCACTCCtgtgtcctctcctctcctgtggcccaCAGGCTGAGCAGCCCGACCTGTCTCTTATGCCCAGCCACAACTGGCCTCCTTTCTGTTCCTCTGACATAGCAAGTCTGTTCCCACCGCAGGGCTCTGGTGTTTGCTGTCCCCTCAACCTGCAGTGCCCTTCACACGGCTGCCACCTTGCATCAGTTCAAACATCCCTGTTCAGCCTGGGCTGTCTCCCAAAAAAGCCCCACGAGAAAAGAAGACCCTCCCCTGGCATTTTAGGATGAGAGAGGCTTTATGTGACAATCTTTACCTTGCCGGTAAATTTCTGTTACTCAATGAAAGGCAGACAGCAAAAATGGTACAAATGAACTTGGTGGAGAACAAAATGTTGCCTCTGTCCCATGTGTTTCAAGCATCAAAACCAATTCTCGTGTGCCTTTCACAGGACAGGACAGGTACTGTGTGGGTTAGGGAAGGCAGCCTACAGggatatagagagagatcaccgGGCTACCAACATGGGGAGACATGAGTAACAACGGATCTTCTCTGGAGGAGAAACTGGGCTAAGGGTCTCCTTTCTGGGGTCAAGGGGAAAGGATGAAGGTCTCTGTTGGCAGGGTCAGGTGGCCAGTGGCAAGACATACAACATACACATTCCCTGAAGAGAAACAAAGCATCCCCAGTGAGTGTCCAAGTCTTCCTGGGTCTATCTCAAGACACCCCCAGGGAGAAATGCAGACCAACACAGGTTGGTGAGAGATCAGTGAAAAGAAGTTTGGCCCAGAAGGGCACAGCCCACCGGAAGAGGGACTGAGCAGGGAGGAAGACTCAGAACCCTACGCGCCTGGAAGCAACATCGACTTGGGAAAGTCCAAGTCCAAGGAAAACCATTTATAAGAAGGGACCTGATGGGCCAGAGGAAGTCAGGCAATGCTTTAGACACTAATGAGTCTCAGAGGAGCCTCCTAGAAACAGGAAATTGATTAGGTCAGGGGCCTTGAGAGAAAAGATGGGGAAGGAACAGGTGTAGAAAGACCAGAAGGATCAGGAAGTGGGTGCATGTGCAAAATTGTTTGGAATAATTGCccatggaaaagaaaacagaatgcatTATTTGAAATGCAGAAGAAGCAGGAAGCCCCAAAGAGCTGGTGTGATCTGGATTTTTGAAAGGAATCAGTTGGTGGGGACAGAATTTGGTGGACGATCCAGATGGTCACACTGCGTTGGGAAAACTCACCTATTGACCTTCCTCTCTTTGACCATGTGACTCTTCCAGGCATAAAACCCTCAcatttgtggaagagaaaaaGGTGATCCAGTTAGATAAGCTTCCCTTTGCTCCTGAGACGCAACAAATGTGAAAAGCTGCCTGTCTCCAGGAAAAGGCAAGACACCCAACTTCACTGTGCTCAGGAAGAGGCCATTGGGAACACAAACCTAGGGAAGGAGTGAGTATAGACAAACTTATGAAGGGGGACAGAGATAGGAAAGGAGCCGGAATAAGCCAATGGCGAGCTTGTTCTGGTGAGGGCCTGGTGCAGGCGAGAGGGGCAGGAAAACAATGGTGAGCTCAGCCCCGACTAGGTGGGAATCTCCCCGTTCACCGGGCCCTCTGAGATTCTCTAGTTTGGGAATGAGATTTATAGGTCGGGGACAATTAATACACTAACAGTAACAGGTTGAGGACTcaagttttatttcaaatgtcTACCTTTTAATGATAAATAAGAGATGAAAAGTTATTCTTCACCAGCATAAATCTCACACACATGTGCTTTCTTCAGACATCGAGAAAGGGAACATTAGCGGCAGCAGACTGGGAACTGTGGTGCTTTGGGAGAAATCATGATTATCTGTGCTATGGAGGAAAACACGCTGCTGCTGGGATCTTCCCAGAGTCACACAACTGAGCTGAGGCATGGGATCCTGGTGACTGGGCCCAGCTCAGGCTATTTCCATTACTACCAACACCCTCCCCCACAAACCTACAGGTTTTCTTAGAATGGCTTAGTGTGGAATCAAGAAGCTGGGCATCTGGGAGTCACCTTGGGCTCAATATGACCATCCCTCAGGCTGAACCAAATTCCCATTTTTAGGGGTGAAGGTGAGAGTCTTGTGTTCAATCCcaatgacaaaagaaagaaaaaagaggcaaatggaaggaagaaaggaaagaaggaaggaagggagggagggcgggaggagggggaggggaggggaggggaggggaggaggaagagaaggaagaaaaggaagggagggagggaaggaaggaggaagcagggggcCACAAGCAGgctaaataaaatttggaaaaactcAGACGCAGTCTCAGGCTTAGTCCCTCTTGGTGACGAAGCAgctgtttcttttccctctgttcctacAGCCATTCATTTATCAGCAGATGGGAGCACCAACTATGCATCAGGCAGAGTTCTAGGTCCTAGGGACAGAGTGGTGAACAAGACAGAGGGTGTCACTGTCCTCACAAAGTGTCCTTTCTAGGGGGGACTTAGAGACCTCAAAACTTTTCCTGTGGGAGCTTCTAAGACATCAAGATGGTTAGgacacccttccttccttccttccttccttccttccttccttccttccttccttccttccttccagaaacAATCTGGTTGGGAAGCAAGGAGGCTTCCTTTCTCTgtgacacagagaaagcagaagagtACTCAGTTTGAGGGGCCAGCCATCACCACTCAGTAAGGCAGGGAAGGGAGATGCGATGAAGCCAAGAATGGATTCCCCTTGGTTTGGGGCTCGGAAACCCATGGTCAGAGAGGATTCTCACTTCATCTTTCGTCTCTTTAGGAAGGATGGCCCTAAATTTCCAAGAGATtgctctcctctctgcctacataaTATATTTCCTCGCTGGTCTCCCTGCCAACCTCCTGGCCCTGCGGGCCTTCACAGGACGGGTCCGccagccccaccctgcccccatccACATCCTCCTGCTCAGCCTGACGCTGGGGgacctcctgctgctgctgctgctgcccttcAAGATGATCGAGATCGTGAACAACTTCCGCTGGCCCCTGGGAGACACTCTCTGTGCCCTCACCGCCTACGGCTTCTACAGCAGCATCTACTACAGCACGTGGCTTCTGATGGGCATCAGCATCGAGCGCTACCGCAGTGTGGCTTTCCCTGTGCAGTACAAGCAGTCCCGTCGACCCATATATGGAGTGATCGCCTCTCTGGTCTCCTGCCTCTTGTCCTTTGGACACTGTAGCATTGTGATCATCGTCTACTACTTACCAGCCCAGAAGGAGGGGGTTGATGATGCCATAGTCCTCCCTGCCTGCTATGAGGACTTCTCCGAAGAGCAACTGAAAGTGTTGCTTCCTGTGCGGCTAGAgctgtgtctcttcctcttctttgtccCCATGGTGGTCACCATCTTCTGCTACTGGCGCTTCGTGTGGATCATGCTCTCTAGACCCCAAGTGGGAACACGGAAGCGCTGGAGAGCTGTGGGGTTGGCCGCCGTGACCCTCTTCAACTTCTTGGTCTGCTTTGGGCCTTATAATGTGTCTCATGTGGTGGGATTCTTCCAGAAAACGAGTGAACGGTGGCGGGTGTGCGCCGTGTTGCTCAGTGCTCTCAATGCTTGTGTCGACCCCTTGATTTTCTACTTCTCCTCCTCAGCTATGCGCAAAGCCTTTGATCAGAGGCTACGGGGTCTGCAGAGCTGGGGTGTCTTACTGTCAGGGTACTGTAGGAGGAGAACTGGGGAGCCGGccgcagagagagatgggagttTAGGTATGGCCAATGTCAACTTCACAGGAGACTGAATTGGCCAGCTTGCTGTTATATtttgtgggaggagggagggctcAAAATGGGGAACAGTGAAACAGAACTGGGGTAACTTCTCCTGTGCCTAGCTTACAAGGCAAAGAAGAGCAGTGGACATCTCAAGTCCAACTCATCCATTGggagagtgtttttgttttgtttcctggggGTTATGACATTTCCTTATTTGTGGTTGGCACTGCTTCATGGTAAGCCACAGCCCTTTGATCCTTGTAATTATTTCCCCATGCAGTATCTTTAAGATGGTAGCATTCCTCAACTACTGCAGAGCTGTCTTGCTCTGTCCTTGAttcagaggcagggggagaggttGCTCCATGCAGCAGGTCTGAAAATCTAGCAAAGGCAAGAGTCTACAGAGCaaaggacacctggatggcttagccggttgagagtctgactcttgagttcagctcaggtcatgatctcagggttgtaagatggagGCCTGCGTCAGGTTCCACaatgggtatggagcctgcttgggattctctccctttcctctacccctccccctattCATgagctactttctgtctctcgaataaataaataaaatcctaaaaaaaaagagtctggagAGCCAGACAGGATCCTGCCATGTGAGCCTGCACAACCAGTCCCCCAAACAAAGCCGTTGCTAGCTCAGGTCTATGCAACAGCAAGTCAGTGCTGGTGTGTAGAAACTAGTCAGGATACTTCTTGGTGGTTACGTCCTATTTTCAGTCCCCAATGCtgtgtatttgtttcatttttttctgtcatcAGTCTTGTCAGAGGTCTGTTACTTGGTTTTCAAAAGCCAAAGGCCTTCTGTGGAAGTCACCCACaacttctatttctttactgttggtttgtttccttccctgtagTTTTTTGAGTCTTTTCAGTTGCTCCTTTTCCAACTTTTTGAAGTTGATGCTCATCCATTTTTAGCCTTTGTTCTTTGTTACCTAAGCATGTGAGGTATCTCACTCCCTTAGTGAGGGAGTGAGATCTCCCTCCAAGGACAGTTTCAATGGGATGCTACCAGTTTGGATTtgcataatttttcattattttaagttcTAAATAGGCTCTAATTTCCAtatgattgtttttttctttgactcaagtttagaaatattctttatttttaaggatacaggtttttttttccccttgatccTTTTGTCACTCTGTTCTAACTAAAGGCACTGTGACCAGAGAATATGGTGTGAAtggttccagctctttgaaatttgttttgaaCTGCTTTTTGACCTGGAATATAGTCGACTTACATACATTCTGCAACCATTGTGTCTCTGTACATGGGGTTTGTGAATGCCTTATATCAAACCTGTTATTCTGTGATGTTCAAATCTTTATAACCTTTATTTACGTTTTGTCTGTTTGATCTATGAGCTACATGGAGAGGTGTGTTACATGCTCCTCCTGTGACAGTGAACTTGGCTGTTTCTCCTCATAGTTCTGTCTTCCTGGTGAAATGAAATGGTCATCATTCTGTTtgccttaaaatttattttgtctgaGTTAATATAGCCAAGCCAACTTGCTCTGGGGGTTAGTATTTGCCCAGTGCATCTCAGTCCCTCCTTTTACTTTCCAGCTTTCTATATTCTTAGGTTTTAGATGCATTTTTTATATGCAGTGATATACAGTAGGTGGGGGGTTTATACTTTGATTGGACAATTCAACAGTATTTGTTTTCTACctataccattttatttatttatatttatataataatcatTTCCAATATGCTTGGATTTATTTGtcatcttatttttaaacacTTCCAGGAAGTACACCCACAGATTGAAATCTACACGCATACTGCAAATGGCCTAATAATGAATAGCCAGATAAATTATCACAGTGAAtacaaacatttatgaaaaaacaaatgaaacaccaTCTTACTTTGTGCTATTTTCCTCACCTactattatttgctttttctttcttcttgctttccTTTGGGATTAAactgctttatttcttttcatttctcatattACTAAATTAGAAATCATCAgctctatttttactattttagtgGTTACTTTAgacattttattatgttaagaGTTCCTTAGTtggtttctccctccctttcttcctttttcctttggcaTTCCAGATGGCATTCAACTATGTGAGTCCTTGAgagcacttttctttctttcttttctttttttaaaattttatttgtttggtttagagagagatagagagctcaggtcgggggggcagggaagaggcagagggaaagaaagaatcccaaacggaccccatgctgagcacagagcctgttgtggggctcaatcccaggaccctaagatcatgatctgagcagaaatcaagagttagatacttactgactgaatcacccaggtgcccctagaaagtaCTTTTCAAAGTGTGATCTGCAGACCCCTGGAGACCTGGAGACCATTTCTGGGATCTGAGGGGTCAAGACTATTTTCATAATGATATTAAGATACTAATTGCTTATTTCACTCACATGCTTCCACAAATGAATGCACAGTGGAATATTTCAGAAACTACCTGACATGTGATATTACAACACACTGAATGCAAAGCAGCTATGAGAATATAGTTGTCTTCTATTAAGCTAGAGGTCTAAAGAGGTCTGCAAAAATGTAATACCATGCCACTTTTCTtcctaggattttttaaaaaaagattttatttatttctttgagagaaaaagacacagagagagagtgtgtgtgcacaagcagtgggaaggggcagagggagaaggagaagcagacaccctgctaagcagggagcccaataaggggctcaattccaggaccctgggatcataactggagccaaaggtagatgcttaactgactgagccacccagaagccccctccCTAGGATCTTTGAAAACATAGTTATCTTCTGAATATATCTTCTATTAACTCATAATGGCTTTCTGATTCCCTttgaatacatacatatttaacttttcttgttttaatttccaatatGGTATGTGTCAGCAGctataacataaaaatttaagaagctCTTTGGGGTCCTAAGTAATATTTAAGTGCACACAGGGGTCCTGTATTTAACAGAACTGTATGTATCTAAAATCCCATGCTTCCTGGTGCATCAGCATTTAATGACTCAAAATTTCATAGTTTAATGCCATTCAAGCTTTTCAAGATGTGAGTTTAAAGTCTGCCAGGTCAAATGCGGAGCTTTTTGATGTTTGAAAAGGGAGaggtaaaggggcgcctgggtggctcagttggttaagcagctgccttcggctcaggtcatgatcccagcgtcctggaatcgagtcccatatcgggctccttgctccgcagggagcctgcttctccgtctgactctgccttccactctgtctgcctgtgctcgctctcgcttgctctctctgacaaataaataaaatctttaaaaaaaaaaaaaaagaaaagggagaggtaAAAACAAGAACTACCATGTCATGAGATAAGGAGGAGCAGACAGATCTAGAGGGTAAGACAGAGTTGCTTTGCACAGGACTGAGGGTTCATCACTTGATGCAAGTCAAGAATCTGgttccaaggggcgcctgggtggctcagtggggtaagccgctgcctttagctcaggtcatgatcccagagtcctgggattgagtcccaaatcgggctctctgcttcagcggggagcctgcttcccccctcctctctctgcctgcctttctgtctactaatgctctctgtttgtcaaataaatttttaaaatctcaaaaaaaaaaaaaaagaatctggttccaagacatttctgcaaagaagacatccagatggccaacggatacatgaaaaagtgctccacatcactcgacatcagggaaatacaaatcaaaacaacaatgagataccacctcatgccagtcagaatggctaaaattaacaagttaggaagtagcagatgctgatgaggatgaggagaaaggggaaccctcctacactgttggtgggaatgcaagctggtgcagccactctggaaaacagcagagaggttcctcaaaaagttgaaatagagataccttatgacccagcaattgcactactgctacttaccctaaagatacaaatgtagtgatctgaaggggcatgtgtacccgaatgtttatagcagcaatggccacaatagccaaactatggaaagaaccttgatgcccattaatagatgaatggataaagaagaggtggtgtatatacatacaatggaatactatgcagccatcaaaagaaatgaaatcttgccatttgcaacagtgtggatggaactagagggtattatgctgagcgaaataagtcaatcagagaaagacaattatcatatatctccctgatacgaggaatttgagaggcaacatgggaggtttgggggatagggaaggaaaaaatgaaacaggatgggattgggagggagacaaaccataagagacttttaatctcacaaaacatacagagggttgtgggggggagggaagtagggatagggtggttgggttatggacattggggaaggtatgtgctatggtgagtgctgtgaactgtgcaaacccggcgattcacagacctgtatccctagggctaataatacattatatgttaataaaaaattaaaaataaaaaaaaaaaaagaatctggttcCAAAGATTCTCTCAACTggagttttcctttttgtttcacaGAGGAGGATTCCTTCATCTACATCTGTGTGGTGGTGTGTTGATCCCAAATATAGGTAGGACTTGGGATCTAGGAAGTTGTATGAACCAGAAGCCTCAATGCTAATTATATTTACCCTATGgcatcctgggggtgggggggaacagcACATTTGATTCTTGTccgcaaagagaaaagaaagctagTCAGGACAAAAGTTATGAGCATGCTTAGTGTGCTTTATTTTGGAATGAGGGGAGGCTTCACAAAGCCCTAGTAAAAGCCCCAGTAAAAGCCCCAGTTTTGTGGCTAGAGTACTTGATCACCTCTAGTTCATATATTCTAGCTCAACACAACTCCTGTTGCCCCTCCTGGGAAATACATGGTTCCTGGAGCACGGTgttaagaagggagaagaaaggtcTGAAGATACCATTAGCAAAGTCTCCTCAGCCCTCTCTGGTTTTCAGGTTCATGGTGGCGAAGGTGAGCTTCCACTGGAAAGGGACTCGATGTGAAGTCAGGTCCCTTGGTTTATGTAAACTTCAGTGAGAGTGTTCTCTTTAAGCTGGGCTCAAGAAACTGCACCCCTAGTGAGCACTTCACAAATCTTTGAAGATATGACTTtttgataataacaataaattgctcattatattttatgttacattAGAGAAGttattatttggcagagagaaaattctatcaaacatgCACTgtcaggggcacctcggtggctcagtgggttaagctctgccttcagctcaggtcatgatctcagggtcctgggatcaagccccacattgggctctctgctcagcagggagcctgcttccccctctctctctctctgcctgcctctctgcctacttgtgatctttctctctgtgtcaaataaataaataaaatctttaaaaaaatgtactttcaaTCCTTCTACTCCATCCTGCCTACAAAACACCTGAGATGCGACCGCTCTCTTGGCAGAGGCTAGGCCCCCACCCCGACTTGGGTGGGGAGCTTATGGCTTACTGGAAGTCTACCGAGAGCCTCACTCTGCCATTTACAGCATCACTCCCATGAGGAAGCCCCACTAACGGGGCAGGGTGCAGGGTGgtgagaggtgggcaggggaaaGCAAATCGCTTGGTGGACTTAAAGACTACAGTCTTCTCACAACGTGCTTCGCGATGCCTTTTTGAACTGACCCAGCGATCTGAGGCAGGCACTTGTTGCTTTGGCCTCTTCGGCAGTCCCCCTTCACTGGTGAGAGCACCTCACTCCCACCCTTCAACTGTGACATCCAGCAGAGCTAACATCACTCTTGACTTCATGTTGTGGGGCAGAGGTATGACCCAGGATGAGAGCCATCAGCCTAGATCCCCTCTGGCGGCAGTGATGCTTCACATCTGAGCATGTGACTCAACCTAGACCAAGCAAAGCCAGCCCAGTCCTTCTCTTTTAACCATTTAGGAGAAAGAATCCCTCTTCTAACTGGAC contains:
- the LOC131817935 gene encoding free fatty acid receptor 2-like, with the translated sequence MALNFQEIALLSAYIIYFLAGLPANLLALRAFTGRVRQPHPAPIHILLLSLTLGDLLLLLLLPFKMIEIVNNFRWPLGDTLCALTAYGFYSSIYYSTWLLMGISIERYRSVAFPVQYKQSRRPIYGVIASLVSCLLSFGHCSIVIIVYYLPAQKEGVDDAIVLPACYEDFSEEQLKVLLPVRLELCLFLFFVPMVVTIFCYWRFVWIMLSRPQVGTRKRWRAVGLAAVTLFNFLVCFGPYNVSHVVGFFQKTSERWRVCAVLLSALNACVDPLIFYFSSSAMRKAFDQRLRGLQSWGVLLSGYCRRRTGEPAAERDGSLGMANVNFTGD